The Lactobacillus acidophilus DNA segment CTCAAAAGTAAAATAAAAATAGACTTATACATAAGCATGTCTATCCATAAAAAATAGATAAAAGATGTTATAATTAAAGCATAATAGTTAGTTTTTAGGAGATATTAAAAATGAATACAAGAAAATTAATTACTTCAATGGCAGCGGCTGTAATGCTTTCTACAGGTTTAGCTGGTGTGGGTACTGCAATGACAAACCAACCAGCACAAGCTGCTACTCAATCCGGTAGTTCAATCAGTATTAGACGTAGATCAGTAACTGCTACAGTAAATTCTGATAAGCCTCAACTTATTGCATATGATCCATCTACTAATAAGTTTGTTAAGGCTCTTGATTCAACATATGTAAAAGGTCAAACTATTCCAGTTTACTATGCTATTACTGCTACATCTACTGCTAATGGTACAAGCCAAAACGTTACTTTCTACTTCCTTGAAAATAGAACAGTAGATGGCAAGAGTTGTATGATACTTATTCCATCAACTTCTGTAACACCAGCTTCAACTGTGCCAACAGCAGAAGAATTCCAAAAGACGGCTGAAAATGATGCTAAAACTATTCAAGATGCTTATGCAAATAGAACTATCAAGTCCATTACTGTCACTCCAAAATCCAAAAAGGGCGCCAAAATCTATTACGCTTATAAAAAGAGCGCAAAATCAAAGAAGATTGTCTTCAAAGCAACCAATAAGAAGATCAAATATGGCAAGAAATATAAGTCATCAATGATTGTTAAGAATGGTAAGAGTAGATATGTATATATTGGTAAGAAGAGATATCTTAAATCAACTGCTGTAAAAGTAACCAATGTTAAGTACTCACCACTTAACTTACCAGATGATATTAAGAATTTAATCGTTAATAACTAATCTATTAATGAAGAAACTCGTCAATGTGTAATACATCGGCGAGTTTTTTAATGCTTTATAAGTATTGAACTTACATATAATAAGTATTTCACTTCAAAAATCAAACGTGGTAAATTAATAATCAATAAATGACGAGAAGGGGATATTCATGAAAAAGAAAAGTCTGTTGATCAGTGCAGGTACAGTTATTGTTGTCTTACTTGCTACGCTTGGTTCATTTTTTATTAATAAGCAACGTGATGAAAGAGTGCAAGATATTAAGCCGATAAAAGTGGTATCAAGAAGTACCCCCAACTTACTTCTTCCATGGCTGGGGCAGTAGCTATCACGCTGAAGAAAAGATGGTGCAAGCAATTAGAAATGCTGGTATTACTAACAGTGTAATTCGTGTTAACGTAACTAGGAGTGGTGAGGTTATCTTGCATGGGAAGTTTAAAAAGAATGCCCAAAATCCAATTATTGAAGTAAATTTTGATGATAATAAGTTAAGCGACTACGGTAATGATTATGTTCGTGGTTATGAGACAGCCGGCGCACGCTATGTTAGAAATGCTATTAGAACTGTTAACAGAAAGTGTGGCTTCAGCAAAGTAAACATCGTGGCTCATTCAATGGGTAATCTTGAAACGGCCTATTTCTTTAAAAACTACGGTAATGAAATTCCAGTAGAACACTTTGTTTCCATCGCTGGTCACTATGATGGTATTCTTGGCATGAACGATAAGGCTAACCAATTGAAAATTAATTCTAAGACTGGTAAGCCAAGCCGCATGCAACCAGAATATCGCGGTTTATTATCACTTAGAAAAACATTCCCAAGAAATACGCGTGTGTTAAACATCTATGGCAACTTAGAAAATGGTACTAATTCTGATGGTTCAGTTTCTAATGCATCATCAAGATCATTACGTTACTTGTTAAATGGTCGTGCAAAGTCATACCGTGAATTGATGATTCGCGGCAGCAATGCACAACATAGTAAGTTGCACAATAATAATGAAGTAAACCAAGCAATTTCCAACTTCTTGTGGAAATAATCTATTGTATTTAAAGACTTAATTCTGATATATTGCGGAATTAGGTCTTTTTTTATGTTCTTTTGAAAAAGTTCTTCTAAAAGTTCATAATAAATACTGTCTGTTTTTTTAAAGGAGTTGTTTTATATTTATGAAGCAAGATAATCACGTTAAGATTAAACTAGGCAGTTTAGTCTTAATGATTTTCTCTTCTATTTTTGGATTTAGTAATTCATTGACGGCCTTTTACCAGATGGGATATTCAAGTATCATTTGGTATATTGTAACTGCCGTTTTGTTCTTCTTGCCATCCGCACTTATCTTTGCGGAATACGGTGCAGCTTTTAAGGGGATTAAAGGTGGTATCTTTTCTTGGCTTGAAGGTTCTACTAATGAAAAGGTAGCATTTATCGGAACGTTTATTTGGCTATCTGCCTGGGTTGTCTGGCTGGTATCTTCTACTCAGTTTTTCTTGGTATCGGTTTCAACCGCTATATTCGGACATGATACTACTCAAAGTTGGCATTTGGGAGGATTAACTTCAACACAATTATTAGGGATTCTTGAAGTTATCTTTTTAGCAGTTGTTACTTTTTGTGCCGCAAAGGGAATCGACAAAATAAAGGCGATCAATAATATTGGTGGGATTTTTACTTTGGCGATTGCTATTGGTTTTACAGTTGTTTCATTGCTGGTGTTCTTTTTAAATCATGGCCAATTGGCTGAACCTATTACTTCCCAGAATTTGGTTCATTCACCAAATCCATCATTCCAATCCCCAATTGCAGTTGTTTCATTCATTGTTTATGCATTATTTGCTTATGGTGGTCTTGAAACTACTTCTGGTGTGATTGACTCAGTTGATAAACCTGAAAAGACTTACCCTAAGGGGTTGATCATTGCGATGATTATGATGACTGCACTTTATGTTGTAAATATTTTTATGTGTGGGGTAGCTGTTAACTGGAATAAGGACTTAGGTGTTAAAGGTGTTGACCTTGCTAACGTTGAATATGTTTTGATTAACAATCTTGGTGTGGTCACTGGTAAGAGCTTAGGCTTGTCTCATTCAGCATCTTTGGCAATCGGTTCAGCATTTTCACACTTTGCTGGTATTGCTGATGTTTTATCAGGTATCGCTGCTGCATTTTTGATGGTTTACTCACCAATTAAGTCATTTATTGAAGGTTGTGATCCACGACTTTTACCTAAAAAATTGGTTGAACTTAATAAGCACGGGATGCCAGAACGTTCAATGTGGCTACAAGCAATTATTGTTAGTGTAATTATTTTGTTTATTTCATTTGGTGGTAATGCTGCCAATCAATTCTACACAATCTTGATGGATATGATGAATGTATCTTCATCTGCGCCATATTTATTCTTGATTGCAGCTTATCCATTCTTTAAGGCAAAAAAGGATATTGATCGTCCATTTGTTTTCATTGAAGGCAAAAAGAAGGTTTGGGCAACCACTATTGTTGTTTGGTTAGTCGTCGCAATTGGTATTATCTTTACTTGTATTGAACCTTTATTTACAGGAGATTATCAAACATCATTCTGGACTGCAATTGGTCCAGTTGCATTTGGTATTGTAGCTTGGGTATATTATGCATATCGTGAGCGCAAAGATAAAGCCGCATTATAAAAAGAATAAGCAGATTTATTTAGTATTTATTGATTATTTGTTAAATTAATTAATAAAGAATCAGTAGGTGATCTAAATGAAAAGAACTACTAAATTAGGCGTGAGTGCCTTGCTTGTTAGTCTGTTCGCTTTATTTGTTGGTAAAAAATTAGATGATGAAGTAAATAAAGATGACGCAAGCGATGACCGCGGCGTTGGACCGCTAGATTAAATTAGAAGGAATCAAATTCAATCATTTGGATGGTTTGATTCTTTTTTGTACAATGAATGAAAACGTAATTTGATTTTACAAAGGAAATAAATATGACAAATGAAGCTTTATTAATCATCGATTATACTAACGATTTCGTAGACGACAAGGGTGCACTCACTTGTGGCAAGCCAGCACAAGAATTAGACGATACTATTGCCAATTTGGCTGATAAATTTTTAAAAGAGGACAAGTGGGTGATCTTTCCAACTGACAAGCACTTTAAGGATAATCCATATCATCCTGAAACGAAGCTTTTTCCACCACATAATTTGCCTAATACCTGGGGACGCGAATTATATGGGAAAGTAGGAAAGTGGTATGAAGCTCACAAAGATAATAATCATGTAATTTTGATGGATAAAACTCGCTATTCTGCTTTTGCTGGTACGTCACTTGATCTGCTTTTGCGTGAGCGTAAGATCGATACTTTGCATTTGACTGGTGTCTGCACTGATATTTGTGTTTTGCATACTGCAATGGATGCTTATAATCATTGCTATAACTTGGTTGTACATGAAAATGGCGTAGCTAGCTTTGATCAAAATGGTCATAAGTGGGCATTGAATCATTTTAAGACTTGTTTGGGTGCTAAGGTTGTAGATTAGATAGAAAAATAAAAAAGGTTAGCTATTATTAATTAGTTAATGATTTTAGTTCTTACTTTTTATTAGTGATATAATATGAGTGATTTAACTGATAAAAAGTAAGAAGAAACTGATATGGCTGAATTAAACGATTCTTTGACTTTTAAACATGGCGCAAAAATCTCTAACCGCTTCGTTCAACCGCCGATGTTGACAAACAGTGGTATCGATGGCGAAGCAAGTGAAGACACAATTAATTATTGGAGACATCACTCAAAGTCGGGTGGTATGTTAATTACTGAATGTTAGAAAATATTAGGTAAATGTATCCATATCTATCCACTTGAAGACATTTACTACACTTTTATCCTCGCTTTTTCGTCAATATTCGCCTCAACCTGCTTTATAACGCACCAAAAAAGAATAATCTCTTTCGATACTGACAGGACAACTTTACGATTGCTTCAACCAACTGCGCAAGGATAAAGCTCATATTCATTTACTAATTATAGACTCAAATGAGAGTTTATACTTAGCTGGTACCCTCCTAAATGGTCGGACTCCATTTAAAAGGTCGCAACACTGCGCCCACTATCCCGTCATCTAATGAAAAATTCGGGAATACTTTTTTAATTATTTGTAAAGCTCCGTTTATATCCGCATTGATTAAAGTGCCGTTGTCTGCTTTAAACAGGCCGCGCTTAATTCTGCGATTGACAGGGCTTTTTCTTTGTTTTTTACGGCTCTTATTGCCATTGTTCCAACAAGGCTGTTCATGATCTAGTGCGCTAATTTGACTAGTATAGGACTCGTTAGTCTGAATCACGGTAATACCTGCCAGATTAGCCTTATACTTAATCATGTCAATCATCACCTGATGCGGAATACCGATAAAGTTCTGGTTGTTTCGCTTACCCATCTCGAATGACCTTTTCCAAGACTTGTTCTTGCCAATGACAATCGTGTTTGCGTCACAGCTTAACGCATAATCTACTATACGTTTGGATGCTTTGTGGGCAAACTGTCTAATCTTGTCATTACGCCAAGCAGTAATTCTTTTCATGGCTTTGGTCTCTTGATAAACTGGCTTTAAGCCTTGCTTAGTACTAATCAGCTTTTCTAACTGATGATACTTAGCTTGCAGTCGCTTTAGCTCGCTACGCTTTTTGTTGTAGTACTGGTTGACTGATTTAATTCCACGACCGTTGATAAGCAAAGGGCGAGCGCCAGTATTGCTTACGCAAGCAAAAGCATTATCAATGCCAGGGTCGATGCCAAGATATTTGCCGTTATCAGGCAGATACTTAATTTTTTGCTTAGTTTTATATGGTACGATTACCTTATAACCATTAGCTACCGGCTTAAAGGCCACTCTGCCAATCTTTTTAATATCTGCCGATGCCAGCTTGATTTTAATACCTAGCTTTTTAATAACCAAGTAGCCCTTGTCCTGTTCATCTTTTCTAACGATCTGGGCATTCTGATTGGTCACATAAAAAGTGTGGCGCTGACTTTTGTGCAGGTATCTGGGCATTCTGGGTCTGCCAGTAAACCTAGCCGGATTCTTGCGGTAAGCTTTTAGTGCCTTAAACCAGGCTTGCCAGATAGTCATCACTTCTCGCAAAGTCTGTTGAGCGCTTTGAACGTAGCCCAGCTTGTGATAAAGCATATTTTCCTTTGATTCATAGCGTTTCTTAAACAGAGTATTCAAGTCGGTAAAACTGTTAATGTACTGACGCTTAAAGAAAGCTTATCGAACGTCATACAGGGCACGGTTGTACAGATTATGTGCCTGAGTAGCCGCTTCATCCAATAAAGGCGCAGCTGGAATCAGATATTCACTGGCAAGCTGCTCATATTGGGTACCATTTCTAGAAACTGTTCCATTCTTGACCATTTGTTCGCCTCCTTTTTGAAATAATTATATCAAAAGGAAGGCAAAAAGAACATATGTTTTAAAATATATTTAGTTTACTTTAAAACCTGGTTGCATTAAGGCAAAAGTGTAGCATAATTAGATCAAATGAAACAAAGTGATAGCAATTAATACATTTTTTCTAACTATATATTTATGTTACTCCTGAAGGTGGCCCCGCAATTTCTTGGGCAAAAGATCGTACGCAACTTGCTGTTTATGATGATAAATTCGTACCGCAACTTAAGAAAGTAGCTGCTGCAATGAAGAGCAGCGGCAACAAGGCAATTATG contains these protein-coding regions:
- a CDS encoding LBA1426 family S-layer associated protein, coding for MNTRKLITSMAAAVMLSTGLAGVGTAMTNQPAQAATQSGSSISIRRRSVTATVNSDKPQLIAYDPSTNKFVKALDSTYVKGQTIPVYYAITATSTANGTSQNVTFYFLENRTVDGKSCMILIPSTSVTPASTVPTAEEFQKTAENDAKTIQDAYANRTIKSITVTPKSKKGAKIYYAYKKSAKSKKIVFKATNKKIKYGKKYKSSMIVKNGKSRYVYIGKKRYLKSTAVKVTNVKYSPLNLPDDIKNLIVNN
- the yjeM gene encoding glutamate/gamma-aminobutyrate family transporter YjeM, which translates into the protein MKQDNHVKIKLGSLVLMIFSSIFGFSNSLTAFYQMGYSSIIWYIVTAVLFFLPSALIFAEYGAAFKGIKGGIFSWLEGSTNEKVAFIGTFIWLSAWVVWLVSSTQFFLVSVSTAIFGHDTTQSWHLGGLTSTQLLGILEVIFLAVVTFCAAKGIDKIKAINNIGGIFTLAIAIGFTVVSLLVFFLNHGQLAEPITSQNLVHSPNPSFQSPIAVVSFIVYALFAYGGLETTSGVIDSVDKPEKTYPKGLIIAMIMMTALYVVNIFMCGVAVNWNKDLGVKGVDLANVEYVLINNLGVVTGKSLGLSHSASLAIGSAFSHFAGIADVLSGIAAAFLMVYSPIKSFIEGCDPRLLPKKLVELNKHGMPERSMWLQAIIVSVIILFISFGGNAANQFYTILMDMMNVSSSAPYLFLIAAYPFFKAKKDIDRPFVFIEGKKKVWATTIVVWLVVAIGIIFTCIEPLFTGDYQTSFWTAIGPVAFGIVAWVYYAYRERKDKAAL
- a CDS encoding cysteine hydrolase family protein, giving the protein MTNEALLIIDYTNDFVDDKGALTCGKPAQELDDTIANLADKFLKEDKWVIFPTDKHFKDNPYHPETKLFPPHNLPNTWGRELYGKVGKWYEAHKDNNHVILMDKTRYSAFAGTSLDLLLRERKIDTLHLTGVCTDICVLHTAMDAYNHCYNLVVHENGVASFDQNGHKWALNHFKTCLGAKVVD
- a CDS encoding NADH-dependent oxidoreductase gives rise to the protein MAELNDSLTFKHGAKISNRFVQPPMLTNSGIDGEASEDTINYWRHHSKSGGMLITEC